A genome region from Pseudanabaena sp. Chao 1811 includes the following:
- a CDS encoding lysozyme gives MNPSIECLALIKKWEGLHRLRADGLIEAYRDPIGIWTIGYGSIANLDESRPVREGDVITESTALRWLQAEVEEKAKRIDQLCKVTLKQCMFDAIVSFAYNVGTEEGGFKTSTLLRKLNRGDYEGAAQEFDRWINANGRPFQGLINRRNDEEALFRQDGFPATIAGVAPIESLEAEESPYQPAPLPFPISRTLREGDIGDDCYTLNCALAGLGFLAMASQPNKFTSVTKLILRRSLKRFQGVPFQVRLLQSLDI, from the coding sequence ATGAACCCAAGTATAGAATGTCTAGCATTGATCAAGAAGTGGGAAGGACTACATCGCTTACGCGCCGATGGATTGATTGAAGCTTACCGCGATCCTATTGGTATTTGGACAATTGGCTATGGTTCGATCGCTAACTTGGATGAAAGTAGACCTGTCCGCGAAGGCGATGTGATTACAGAATCAACTGCCCTACGCTGGCTGCAAGCTGAAGTGGAAGAAAAAGCAAAGCGTATTGATCAGCTTTGCAAAGTTACCCTCAAGCAATGTATGTTTGATGCCATTGTTTCCTTTGCTTACAATGTTGGTACAGAAGAAGGTGGATTTAAAACATCCACGCTACTTCGCAAACTAAATCGAGGAGATTATGAAGGAGCCGCTCAAGAATTCGATCGCTGGATCAATGCCAATGGAAGACCTTTTCAAGGATTGATCAATCGTCGCAACGATGAAGAAGCCCTATTTCGGCAAGATGGATTTCCTGCTACTATCGCAGGAGTTGCGCCAATAGAAAGTCTTGAGGCAGAAGAATCTCCTTATCAACCCGCACCATTGCCTTTCCCCATCTCGCGGACTTTGCGTGAAGGGGATATTGGAGATGACTGCTATACTCTCAATTGCGCCCTAGCAGGACTAGGTTTTCTCGCAATGGCAAGTCAGCCCAACAAATTCACCTCAGTCACTAAACTCATATTACGCAGAAGTCTAAAAAGGTTTCAGGGAGTGCCATTCCAAGTAAGATTGCTGCAAAGCCTTGATATATAA
- a CDS encoding amino acid ABC transporter ATP-binding protein, with amino-acid sequence MQETLDQNPAMSEPMIVAQNVHKWYGNFHVLKGVSLTVNRGEVVVIMGPSGSGKSTFARTFNALEEYQQGKIFIDGFELSPENHRNIDAIRREVGMVFQQFNLFPHLTVFQNITLAPSWVRKWSKTKASEVATQLLERVGIAQQAHKYPLQLSGGQQQRVAIARALAMQPKIMLFDEPTSALDPEMVREVLDVMRSLADSGMTMVVVTHEVGFAREVADRIVFMDGGVIVEEATPEEFFQNPKEERTKKFLSQIL; translated from the coding sequence ATGCAAGAAACACTAGATCAAAATCCAGCCATGTCTGAGCCGATGATTGTCGCGCAAAATGTTCATAAATGGTATGGCAACTTTCATGTTCTCAAAGGTGTAAGTCTGACTGTAAATCGTGGTGAAGTTGTTGTCATCATGGGACCTTCTGGTTCAGGCAAATCCACTTTCGCTAGAACTTTTAATGCCTTGGAAGAATATCAACAGGGTAAGATCTTCATTGATGGATTTGAGTTGTCGCCAGAGAATCATCGCAATATCGATGCCATCCGCCGTGAAGTGGGGATGGTATTTCAGCAATTTAATCTCTTCCCTCATCTCACGGTTTTCCAGAATATTACCCTCGCACCATCATGGGTTCGTAAATGGTCAAAGACCAAAGCGTCTGAAGTTGCCACCCAGTTATTAGAGAGAGTTGGTATTGCTCAGCAAGCCCATAAGTATCCCTTACAGCTATCGGGTGGACAGCAACAACGGGTGGCGATCGCCAGAGCCTTGGCAATGCAACCCAAAATCATGCTCTTCGATGAACCGACATCTGCCCTCGATCCTGAAATGGTGCGCGAAGTTTTAGATGTGATGCGATCGCTAGCAGATTCGGGAATGACGATGGTGGTAGTGACGCACGAGGTCGGCTTTGCCCGTGAAGTCGCGGATCGCATTGTATTTATGGATGGTGGTGTAATCGTCGAGGAGGCAACCCCTGAAGAGTTTTTCCAAAATCCTAAAGAAGAACGCACAAAGAAATTCTTGTCACAGATTTTATAG
- a CDS encoding carotenoid oxygenase family protein encodes MTNIPHVPNSATKTSRVEQEIQLDCCQHNPDDLYKPIKYNSPYQNEKFPEGFEGLHGYAFFVGALFQSAKKPKEYGTQLYTGDGMVYRLGFEKGQSTLKTRIMKTPCYYADLAIQHYCSGGDQLPKSWFAKKHPLFSYWESFRNGGQVRSSLTLGARNQLNTAFLHLGDRLWVTIDGGRPHEIDPDSLELIEPMGLIKDWLGIFPINSSKTIFDAHINSAHPAVDLSKLDSKSKDQEIYTTNYSTGYNGWGSKTVNLLFDKLSKCIATKELEKEQLFGRYTDLLRYCPNQKTLERWRLYLPDGNPVIVQQSLHQLAITENHIIVADISFQMEFSQVFAPFLFGFLKLPIFNKNYFKWLGSLIQSVFLQPIPPALFNNLYIIKRDQLQENGGTIKDPKRLEVQQVKIPLEISHFAADYSDSEDKITLHIGHSIGWDVTEWITRYDSNIPSKPHLRNQPNELEGMMVGTLDLGCFGRYVINTQTSKIEESQHVLDWNSTWAPTVYTHYDLCRDDLGKSSETIVKNIYWMSWGFSWELIPERIYKEFKDRKRRVVCFEDLPKDNKPATLLRLDTQAMKIEDQYAFPAGYFACSPQFIPSSLPCPSERDPSVHGFIACIVIADDDPENPQHAKDEFWVFDANDFKKAPLRLCSKDPQPLNLALALHTTWLHGIYPKPEDKERIHQISLAERRSAREKFVKQDYENILDSIKGNRKEILRELFDTIIYPNFIEQTLETTFETDLYKEQN; translated from the coding sequence ATGACAAACATTCCCCACGTACCAAACTCTGCTACAAAAACTAGTCGAGTTGAGCAAGAAATACAATTAGATTGTTGTCAGCACAATCCAGACGATCTGTACAAGCCTATCAAATACAATTCTCCTTATCAGAATGAGAAATTCCCAGAAGGATTTGAGGGGCTACATGGTTATGCTTTCTTTGTAGGCGCACTGTTTCAAAGCGCAAAGAAGCCAAAGGAATACGGCACACAGCTTTATACTGGCGATGGCATGGTTTATCGATTGGGTTTTGAGAAGGGGCAATCCACACTTAAAACGCGCATTATGAAAACTCCTTGCTACTATGCCGATCTGGCGATTCAGCATTATTGCTCTGGAGGCGATCAATTACCAAAAAGTTGGTTTGCTAAAAAGCATCCTTTGTTTAGCTATTGGGAATCTTTTCGAAATGGCGGACAAGTGCGATCCAGTTTGACTCTGGGCGCTCGCAATCAACTAAATACAGCTTTTTTGCATCTAGGAGATCGCCTCTGGGTCACGATTGACGGAGGTCGTCCCCATGAAATCGATCCTGATTCTCTAGAATTAATAGAACCAATGGGTTTAATTAAAGATTGGTTAGGTATTTTTCCTATTAATTCAAGTAAAACTATCTTTGATGCACATATCAACTCAGCGCATCCAGCAGTAGATCTGTCAAAATTAGATAGTAAATCAAAAGACCAAGAAATATATACAACTAACTATTCAACAGGATATAACGGTTGGGGTAGCAAAACTGTTAATCTTTTGTTTGACAAATTGTCGAAGTGTATTGCCACAAAAGAGCTAGAAAAAGAACAACTATTTGGGAGATATACTGATCTCCTTCGGTATTGCCCAAATCAAAAAACACTTGAACGTTGGCGACTATATCTACCCGATGGAAACCCTGTCATCGTCCAGCAGTCGTTACACCAGCTTGCGATCACAGAAAATCACATCATCGTGGCAGATATCTCATTTCAGATGGAGTTTTCTCAGGTTTTTGCCCCTTTTCTCTTTGGTTTTCTCAAACTTCCAATATTTAATAAGAACTATTTTAAATGGTTAGGCTCATTGATTCAATCAGTTTTCTTACAGCCAATCCCACCCGCGCTCTTTAACAATCTTTATATTATCAAACGGGATCAGTTGCAAGAAAATGGTGGGACAATAAAAGATCCAAAGCGTCTAGAAGTTCAACAAGTAAAAATCCCTCTAGAAATCTCTCACTTTGCGGCGGACTATAGTGATTCCGAAGATAAAATTACATTACACATTGGGCATAGCATTGGTTGGGATGTAACCGAATGGATCACTCGTTATGATTCCAATATCCCATCAAAACCACACTTGCGAAATCAACCAAATGAACTTGAAGGAATGATGGTTGGAACTCTTGATTTAGGATGTTTTGGTCGCTATGTAATTAACACTCAGACAAGCAAAATTGAAGAATCTCAGCATGTCCTTGACTGGAATTCCACATGGGCACCGACAGTATATACTCACTACGATCTTTGTCGAGATGATCTAGGGAAATCATCAGAAACTATCGTCAAAAATATCTACTGGATGTCTTGGGGCTTTTCATGGGAATTAATTCCTGAAAGAATTTATAAGGAATTCAAAGACAGAAAGCGCAGAGTTGTTTGTTTTGAGGATCTACCAAAAGACAATAAACCTGCCACACTTCTAAGACTTGATACGCAAGCAATGAAGATTGAAGATCAATATGCTTTTCCAGCAGGATACTTTGCTTGTTCACCACAATTTATTCCAAGTTCACTACCCTGCCCATCTGAACGAGATCCTTCGGTTCATGGATTTATTGCTTGTATTGTGATTGCTGACGACGATCCAGAAAATCCCCAACACGCTAAAGATGAATTTTGGGTTTTTGATGCTAATGACTTTAAGAAAGCACCTCTCCGTCTATGCTCTAAAGATCCTCAGCCTTTAAATTTAGCTCTAGCTCTACATACAACATGGCTACATGGTATATATCCTAAACCTGAAGATAAAGAACGCATACACCAAATTTCACTGGCAGAAAGAAGGTCTGCTAGAGAAAAATTTGTTAAACAAGACTATGAAAATATCCTTGACAGTATCAAGGGAAACAGAAAAGAAATTCTGAGAGAATTGTTTGACACGATTATCTATCCTAATTTCATTGAGCAAACTCTTGAAACAACTTTTGAAACAGACCTTTATAAAGAACAAAACTAA
- a CDS encoding IS66 family transposase, producing MSRSSLCIYPRLYTLHFTLSINGKNQWEWVFQNEQVCFHIIRPSRGGDVITEVMAEHQPEVWVSDLFSAQKTNPATAWQVCLAHQLRDCQYGIDAGDHIFSGRMKKLLLRALVLRRRWSDLADSTRYQYRCRLFRDLDSILSLLPTQEDGLRLQKRYLELRENLFLFLDDPTIPPTNNSSEQALRWSLIFRKVTNGFRSDWGRDLFAAVRSIVNTGKRQGFSAFESILIALNPLKSLLALG from the coding sequence GTGTCTAGATCATCTCTCTGTATATATCCCAGACTTTACACACTTCACTTTACACTCTCGATTAATGGCAAAAATCAATGGGAATGGGTATTCCAGAATGAGCAAGTATGTTTTCATATCATCCGACCTTCTAGAGGTGGAGATGTCATCACCGAAGTAATGGCAGAGCATCAACCAGAGGTATGGGTATCAGATTTGTTTAGCGCCCAAAAGACCAATCCAGCGACAGCATGGCAAGTTTGTCTTGCCCATCAACTCAGAGATTGTCAGTATGGAATTGATGCAGGAGACCATATTTTCTCTGGCAGGATGAAAAAACTGCTGCTACGAGCTTTGGTGCTGCGAAGGCGATGGTCGGATTTAGCTGACTCTACCCGTTACCAATACCGATGTCGATTGTTTCGAGATCTCGACAGTATTCTCTCTCTGTTACCCACTCAAGAAGATGGACTGAGATTACAGAAACGTTATCTGGAGTTACGAGAAAACTTATTTCTGTTTTTGGATGACCCCACGATCCCACCGACTAATAACTCTAGCGAACAGGCTTTGCGTTGGAGTCTCATTTTTAGAAAAGTTACGAATGGGTTTCGCTCTGATTGGGGACGTGACTTATTTGCGGCTGTTCGCTCGATTGTCAATACTGGAAAAAGACAAGGCTTCTCTGCTTTTGAGTCGATTCTTATCGCTTTGAATCCTCTCAAATCATTGCTTGCTTTAGGTTGA
- a CDS encoding NB-ARC domain-containing protein, with translation MDKDVDLITNIADVALFAKVGKGLNDMEKRVLEGAIVGQTYEEIADSARPKKYISPDYLKKDIGPKLWKSISNALGEPVSKTNFKAALERFYRLHPELFASDDNKKVSDRNTWFGLPDRDNFYGRAEEIATLEQWVVTEQCRLVAIVGMGGMGKSLIALQTTHQIGQGFDYVIWRSLRDAPPLSEILTEIVSILSNQVEARLPDIPEQQVAKLLEYVRQSKCLLILDNFESVFQSGTRAGQYRDGYEIYGHLLSRFSEVDHHSCLVITSREAPKEITGIVERTRVRSLPLSGLSQSEGLPILTNSQCFSSSDAEWQEIFHYCSGSPFALKILASETQELFDGDISSFLALAPKSGFQIERIQDLLEKQFSRLSVPEQCVIYWLAIEREPVAIAQLESNIVSEFIKKQLLTAVQSLKRRSLIEGNSGLWSLQPVMMEFITDKFVQKVVCELISLQPDFLEHYALLKAQSKDYIRQAQVRSILEAISDRLLLELGDKFAIETQIQSLLAKQRKAAPTQSGYLAGNLINLLCHLNFNLDGYDFSYLHIRQAYLQSVNLPNTNFTSANFEEVVFTQAFGMVLSVVYHPEGSILATGNVNCEIYLWRITDGQQIGKLCGHINWVRGLVFSPDGSLLASGSDDGTVRIWDWQNGTCLYVLGDNLRSMCFSPNGQFLVTTSEREIQIRRLEDGCQLYTLQGHEHWVMGACFHPDGKLLASGSSDCTIRIWDLERRECLHVLRGHESWVIPATFSPDGSLVLSSSFDRTIRLWHSQDGECLTTLNGHEGWIWIAIFSPDGKLVASCSEDRTIKIWDYANEKCIRTIAEHQHRIWSISISPDSQTVASASEDQTVKLWDINSGKCVRTILGYANPIFAAMFSPDGTTIATGHIDGYVRIWNTQTSKCLHKLFHEQRGVTTTTFHPKQALLASGGQDGTIRIWQLDTLQCIHLLKGHSDRVNALVYSNDAQIIASSSFDHTIKIWNAETGGLVHTFQDHTDRIGAIAFHPQQSLLISASEDKTAKIWDIKLGKCIQTLTGHTNRLTSVAIHPHSCNIATGGLDNLIIIWDEPGKQIHQLSGHTGWVLSLAFSPDGKWLASCGCDRTIKLWNTESWRCYKTLHGHENWVLQVSFSPNSQFLVSASEDETVKVWNIAQETCNLTLRVPRPYEGMKLTGSTGITSAQKTMLSSLGAL, from the coding sequence ATGGACAAAGATGTTGATTTGATTACCAATATTGCTGATGTAGCCCTTTTTGCAAAAGTGGGCAAAGGGCTGAATGATATGGAGAAACGAGTACTTGAAGGTGCAATAGTAGGACAAACCTATGAAGAAATTGCAGATAGCGCTCGACCTAAAAAATATATTTCCCCAGATTATTTAAAAAAAGATATTGGTCCAAAGCTTTGGAAATCTATATCGAATGCTTTAGGTGAACCAGTTAGCAAAACTAATTTTAAAGCTGCACTAGAAAGATTTTATCGACTACACCCTGAACTTTTTGCAAGCGATGATAATAAGAAAGTTTCCGATCGCAACACTTGGTTTGGTTTACCTGATCGCGATAATTTTTACGGTAGAGCAGAGGAAATCGCGACCTTAGAGCAGTGGGTTGTCACAGAGCAATGTCGATTGGTGGCGATAGTGGGTATGGGTGGTATGGGGAAGAGTTTGATCGCTCTTCAAACTACACATCAAATAGGTCAAGGGTTTGATTATGTGATTTGGCGATCGCTACGTGATGCTCCTCCCCTTTCAGAAATACTGACCGAAATTGTAAGTATTCTCTCTAATCAAGTTGAAGCAAGATTACCCGATATACCAGAGCAGCAAGTTGCCAAACTTTTAGAGTATGTACGCCAATCGAAATGCTTATTGATCTTAGATAATTTTGAATCAGTTTTTCAGAGTGGAACTCGTGCTGGTCAATATCGAGATGGCTACGAAATCTATGGACACTTGCTCTCAAGATTTAGTGAGGTGGATCATCATAGTTGCTTAGTCATAACTAGTCGAGAGGCTCCTAAAGAGATTACTGGTATCGTTGAAAGGACGCGGGTGCGATCGCTTCCTCTAAGTGGACTAAGCCAATCTGAAGGTTTGCCAATCTTGACGAATAGCCAATGTTTTAGCAGTAGTGATGCAGAGTGGCAGGAGATTTTTCACTATTGTAGTGGTAGTCCGTTTGCCCTAAAAATATTAGCTTCGGAGACTCAAGAACTGTTTGATGGAGATATTTCTAGCTTTTTAGCTTTAGCCCCAAAAAGTGGATTCCAGATTGAAAGAATTCAAGACCTATTAGAAAAACAGTTTTCCCGATTGTCTGTGCCCGAACAATGTGTGATCTACTGGTTAGCGATCGAGCGCGAACCAGTTGCGATCGCGCAATTAGAATCCAACATTGTTTCTGAATTTATCAAAAAGCAATTGCTTACAGCAGTGCAATCCTTAAAAAGAAGAAGCCTGATTGAGGGAAACAGTGGGCTTTGGTCATTGCAACCAGTAATGATGGAATTCATCACTGATAAGTTTGTGCAGAAGGTAGTGTGCGAGTTAATTAGCTTACAACCAGATTTTCTGGAACATTATGCACTTCTCAAAGCCCAAAGCAAAGACTATATCCGTCAAGCCCAAGTACGCTCTATTCTTGAAGCGATTAGCGATCGACTGCTACTCGAATTAGGCGATAAATTTGCCATAGAAACCCAAATTCAGTCCTTACTTGCCAAACAACGTAAAGCAGCTCCTACGCAATCAGGTTACTTAGCAGGAAATTTAATCAACTTGCTTTGTCATCTAAACTTCAATTTGGATGGTTATGACTTTTCATATCTCCACATTCGACAAGCATATTTGCAATCCGTAAATCTTCCAAACACTAATTTTACCTCAGCAAATTTTGAAGAAGTTGTCTTCACACAAGCATTTGGCATGGTTCTATCAGTGGTTTATCATCCTGAAGGTTCTATCTTGGCTACAGGAAATGTAAACTGTGAAATTTATCTTTGGCGGATCACCGATGGACAACAAATTGGTAAACTATGTGGACATATAAATTGGGTGCGCGGGTTGGTATTTAGTCCTGATGGAAGCTTACTGGCAAGCGGCTCAGATGATGGAACAGTAAGGATTTGGGATTGGCAGAATGGTACTTGCCTCTATGTACTTGGAGATAATTTGCGTTCCATGTGTTTTAGTCCAAATGGACAGTTTCTAGTTACTACCAGCGAACGAGAGATCCAAATTCGGAGACTAGAAGATGGTTGCCAGTTATATACATTACAAGGACATGAACATTGGGTAATGGGTGCTTGTTTTCATCCTGATGGAAAGCTTTTGGCTAGTGGGAGTAGTGATTGTACAATTCGGATCTGGGACTTGGAGAGGAGAGAATGCTTACACGTTCTGAGAGGACATGAAAGTTGGGTCATTCCTGCAACATTTAGCCCTGATGGAAGTTTAGTGTTAAGTAGCAGTTTTGACCGCACCATCCGTTTGTGGCATTCACAAGATGGTGAATGTCTTACCACACTAAATGGACATGAAGGTTGGATATGGATCGCAATTTTTAGCCCCGATGGCAAATTGGTTGCTAGTTGTAGCGAGGATCGCACAATCAAGATATGGGATTATGCCAACGAAAAGTGTATTCGTACAATTGCGGAACATCAACATCGTATTTGGTCGATCTCGATTAGTCCTGATAGCCAGACAGTGGCTAGTGCTAGTGAAGATCAAACAGTAAAGTTATGGGACATCAATAGCGGAAAATGTGTCCGAACAATTTTAGGCTATGCCAATCCTATTTTTGCCGCCATGTTCTCACCTGACGGAACCACAATTGCTACTGGACACATTGATGGGTATGTGCGGATTTGGAATACTCAGACTTCTAAGTGCCTCCATAAACTCTTTCACGAACAGCGCGGCGTTACGACTACTACTTTCCATCCTAAACAAGCTCTACTAGCTAGTGGAGGACAGGATGGCACAATTCGGATTTGGCAACTTGACACATTACAATGTATACATCTCTTGAAAGGACATAGCGATCGCGTAAATGCCTTGGTATATAGTAACGATGCACAGATAATCGCTAGTAGCAGCTTTGATCATACTATTAAAATCTGGAATGCCGAAACTGGTGGACTAGTGCATACTTTTCAAGATCACACAGATAGAATCGGCGCGATCGCATTTCATCCACAACAATCATTGCTTATCAGTGCTAGTGAAGATAAAACAGCAAAGATCTGGGACATTAAACTTGGTAAGTGCATACAAACATTAACAGGACATACTAATCGACTTACTTCTGTTGCTATTCATCCTCATAGTTGCAATATTGCTACTGGTGGATTAGATAACTTAATAATTATTTGGGATGAACCAGGTAAGCAAATTCATCAGTTATCTGGGCACACGGGATGGGTTCTTTCTTTAGCATTTAGCCCTGATGGAAAATGGTTGGCTAGTTGTGGATGCGATCGCACGATCAAGCTATGGAATACAGAATCTTGGCGTTGTTACAAAACTCTACATGGACACGAGAATTGGGTTTTACAAGTTAGTTTTAGTCCAAATAGCCAATTTCTCGTAAGTGCTAGCGAAGATGAAACAGTTAAAGTATGGAATATTGCTCAAGAAACCTGTAATCTTACATTACGAGTTCCCAGACCTTATGAAGGCATGAAGCTGACAGGATCCACTGGAATAACTTCCGCCCAAAAAACTATGCTGAGCAGTTTAGGAGCTTTGTGA
- the rsmA gene encoding 16S rRNA (adenine(1518)-N(6)/adenine(1519)-N(6))-dimethyltransferase RsmA — MTNLDKPVYSSSKIRPRKQFGQHWLRSDAVLNKILRAGQLQQSDRILEIGPGTGNLTRLLLPFVESLTAVEIDRDLCEKLRKTMNQPNFQLIEGSILDIPLPTGTNKVIANIPYNITGEILKKLLGTLAEPIQQFEQIVLLVQKEIGDRLAAKAGHKAYNALSVKIQYLADCQFICDVPAAAFYPPPKVNSAVVRIIPRPPITPASDPKFLDRLITLGFATKRKMLRNNLISEIDRDRLVLILESMGINAQVRAEDLDVAQWVALSEEVIKVKSS, encoded by the coding sequence ATGACCAATCTCGATAAACCCGTCTATAGCTCCAGCAAAATCCGTCCACGCAAACAATTTGGGCAACATTGGTTGCGAAGTGATGCAGTCCTGAACAAAATTTTGCGAGCGGGACAATTGCAGCAAAGCGATCGCATTTTAGAAATTGGACCAGGAACTGGCAATCTCACCCGTTTATTACTGCCCTTTGTGGAATCCCTCACCGCCGTAGAAATTGATCGCGATCTTTGCGAGAAGCTTCGCAAAACCATGAATCAACCTAACTTCCAATTAATCGAAGGTAGTATTCTCGATATTCCACTTCCCACTGGAACTAATAAAGTCATTGCCAATATTCCCTACAACATCACAGGCGAAATCCTCAAAAAGCTATTGGGAACCCTAGCAGAACCTATACAACAGTTTGAGCAAATCGTTCTATTAGTCCAGAAAGAAATTGGCGATCGCCTTGCGGCAAAAGCTGGTCACAAAGCCTATAATGCTCTCAGTGTAAAGATTCAATACCTTGCGGATTGTCAATTTATTTGTGATGTCCCTGCTGCCGCCTTCTATCCACCCCCAAAAGTTAATTCCGCCGTTGTTCGCATCATTCCCCGTCCACCGATCACTCCCGCCAGCGATCCTAAATTCTTAGATCGGCTAATCACTCTTGGGTTTGCAACTAAACGGAAAATGTTACGCAACAATCTCATCTCCGAAATAGATCGCGATCGCCTAGTTCTAATCCTAGAATCAATGGGAATCAATGCACAAGTACGCGCCGAAGATCTCGATGTTGCTCAATGGGTCGCCCTGAGCGAAGAAGTGATCAAGGTAAAATCATCATGA
- a CDS encoding IS256 family transposase — MNIRKELLDELLQECKTPPDLFGEGGILKQLTTALVERALEAELSTHLGYGKHEPRPEGQTNSRNGYSQKKVQGDFGVAEIAVPRDRQGEFEPQMVKKGQSRLSRLDEKIIALYARGMSVRDIQAQLQEMYGVEVSPTLISNVTDAVIDEVKQWQNRPLEAVYPIVFLDCLVIKVRDNGRVINKSLYFALGVNMDGYKELLGMWISPNEGAKFWLSVLTEIHNRGVKDILIACVDGLTGFPNAIETVFPKTQVQLCIVHMVRNSVAFVPWQQRKQVCADLKAIYSAATESEAEFNLELFAEKWDKQYPSISKSWRSHWANIIPFFAFPTEIRRAIYTTNAIESMNSSLRKVIKSQQIFPSDDAAFKLVYLAMRNISKKWTMPIRDWKPALNRFAILFEDRLHV, encoded by the coding sequence ATGAATATACGCAAAGAATTGCTCGACGAATTGCTGCAAGAATGTAAAACACCACCTGACCTATTCGGAGAAGGAGGCATTCTGAAACAACTGACAACCGCGTTGGTGGAGAGAGCATTGGAAGCAGAACTATCAACCCATCTGGGATACGGTAAGCACGAACCTAGACCAGAAGGACAAACCAACAGTCGCAACGGTTATAGCCAGAAAAAAGTGCAAGGTGACTTTGGCGTAGCCGAAATCGCAGTCCCCCGAGATCGGCAAGGGGAGTTTGAACCGCAGATGGTGAAGAAAGGACAAAGTCGCTTGTCAAGACTAGATGAAAAGATCATTGCTCTCTACGCACGAGGTATGAGTGTCAGGGATATTCAAGCCCAGTTGCAAGAAATGTATGGTGTTGAAGTATCACCAACACTTATTTCCAATGTTACAGATGCAGTAATTGACGAGGTGAAGCAATGGCAAAACCGTCCCCTTGAAGCAGTCTATCCAATCGTCTTTCTGGACTGTCTAGTCATCAAAGTCCGAGACAATGGCAGAGTGATTAACAAATCCTTGTACTTTGCCTTGGGCGTGAATATGGACGGGTACAAGGAATTACTGGGTATGTGGATTTCTCCGAATGAAGGTGCGAAATTCTGGTTGTCAGTACTCACCGAAATTCACAACCGTGGGGTCAAAGATATTTTGATTGCCTGTGTCGATGGCTTGACTGGTTTCCCTAATGCGATTGAGACGGTATTTCCTAAAACTCAGGTGCAGTTATGCATTGTCCACATGGTCAGAAACTCGGTCGCTTTTGTACCTTGGCAACAACGCAAGCAAGTTTGTGCTGACCTCAAGGCTATTTATAGCGCGGCGACGGAATCGGAGGCTGAGTTTAATCTCGAACTCTTTGCTGAAAAGTGGGACAAGCAATATCCATCAATCTCCAAGTCTTGGCGCAGTCATTGGGCAAACATTATCCCCTTCTTTGCTTTCCCGACCGAGATTCGCAGGGCGATTTATACCACCAATGCGATTGAGTCGATGAACAGTAGTTTGCGGAAGGTGATTAAATCCCAACAGATTTTTCCCTCTGATGATGCTGCTTTCAAGCTCGTTTATTTAGCAATGCGGAATATCTCGAAGAAGTGGACGATGCCGATTCGTGATTGGAAACCTGCTCTTAATCGCTTTGCCATCCTCTTCGAGGATCGTCTCCACGTCTAG